The window TTGGTCTGCAAATAATTTATGTGCACTGATCTCTCTCTGTTTTAGAAAAGAATATATAAGCTGTGTGAAATCTAATCGAAATGCTTTTAAAATATCCTGATTTAAGGCATCCTTAGATGCAAGTGAGTTGAGATACATGTCAACATTACGTAGTAAAACATCCATCTTATGCTTAGATAACAAGGACTCCCAGACACCCATAGCAGGCGTGTTGTATTTGAAATTTGTGTGGGTGTATTCGCTTAATAAGATCACTTTGTTTTGCATGATTACATGATGAGTGCTTATTACCTGTAGTTCTTTTATAACCTGTCCAATGGTCAATAAGGTTGAAGCTAGACCAATTTCACATAGCAATTCTACTTTAAATATGTCGTTAATATGCTGTAGATACGCATTAGATAATTGCTTTAAGGTATAATCATCATGGTCAAGCTTTTCAATTTTTAATATAATGAGCCATGAACTATCATCAACCAACGTCATGGATACGATACCATAACCATTTACGCCATAAATGTCTTTGGTCACGTTATTTAAGGTAAATTTAAATAGATTTTTTGACCATTTTTCAAGTTCTTTATGTGGGTCAAATAGGTTAAGGAGAATGGGTATAAAGCGATCCTCTAGCGTATAATTGATATGATATTTTTGTAGGGATAGTTGTAACTCACGTTCACTTATATGGTCAGGGTCAATCACTAGATTCTGCCAAAAGTTTTCCATGATCTTATCTTGATTAACTACCCAAAGATTGCTCTGTTCTTGATGCTTGAGCTGTTCTTTTGCTTTGTTTACCCTTTCCACGGCTTTTTGTATACCTTTGTGCAGTTCATCATAGGCAATGGGTTTCAAAAAATAGTCTAAGCTATCTAATTCTAAGGCTTTTTTTGCATAGGTAAAGTCCGCATAAGATGTTAGAAAGATGGTCTGTACGGCATAACCTTTTTCACGAACCCATTGTATGAGATCCAGCCCTGTTTCTTGGGGCATTTCAATATCACATATAATGATGTCAATGGGCTTCTTTTCTAATAAACGTCTTGCCTGTCTCGCATTATGTGCCACATATACTTCATCAATGCCTAATGCATCCCAATGCATTTTTAACTGTATGCTTTGTATCACATATATATCATCATCAACAATGAGTATCGTCATTGAAAACACACTCCTTATTCGTGCACCATCTCTTGGTCAATCAACTGTATCATAGCATGAAGAAAGTTTTCTTGGAAAACGCTTCTTTTTTATAGGCTATATTCAGTGAACTTCTTTCTTAAATAAGATGAAAAGGAATCATGATTTCCACAGATGAGCCGCCGCTAGGATTATTTGAGAACTGAATACTTGCGTCATCACCATAAAAATAATGCAGACGATTGAGGCTATTCATGATACCTACACGCTCTCCTCCTTCTTGTTTAATGTTCTCTCCCTTTTGTAGTTTTGTCAGCACATCATTAGGAAATCCTACACCTGTATCCGTAATCGCTATTTTAACATAAGATTTGTCTTGATCACCTACCATTGATGCCACAACGGATATGTGAATTTTTTGATCTAATGTCACTGTATGTTTGATAGCATTTTCAACAAAGGTTTGAATAATGAGGGGTACTATACGGCACCCATCCGTCCGCTTATCCTGTTCAATGTGGTAACTAAAAGCTGATTGATATCGCATTTTATAAATATCCAAGTAGTTTTTAACATGGCATAATTCATCCTTGAGATATACATGGTCCATGCCATTAGAAAATAGATACCTTAAGTAGTCTGATGTTGTTCGAATCATTTTCTGAGCCTTATCATAATGCCCTAGATCAATGGTTTGATGGATAAAGCTAAGGCAGTTTAAGTAGAAATGGGGCTTAATCTGTAATTGTAAATATTCCATATGGATATTCTGTCTTTTGATTTCGTTTTCATACAGGGTTACTTTCATTTTTTTTATTTGTCTTAACAGATGCCGAAATTGTTCATTGGCAGCTTCTAATTCCTTTATTTTATTATCCGTTATATTAAAGACGAAATTATCATCATCATAGGCAGATAAATTCTTTGTGAATACTTGTATGGGTTTTAGTATACTCTTTCTTAAATAAATCATGATAAAACTTAACGTACCAAGTACCATAATCGTTAAAGCAATCAGCATGGACTGTACGATGATGACATTCGTAAATATACCATTATTCGCTATACATATTTTTACATGATATGGAATCCGTTTAAAGGGTTTATCCAAAACTACATATTTGGATAACCAATGATTTAAGTCTCTTTTTTGTAAGATTTTTTGGATCTCATTTCTTTGCTTATCTGTTAATTGATGACCGGTTATAAAATGATCCTGCTGGTCCACCAGAAGATAAAGACTTCCACTATTGCTACTAAGGGACTCTAATGATTTCAGTAATGCATCTGCTTTAACAAAACACCCAAGGTACCTGTCATTTGTCTTCATGAGTTTTACCAAATAATTCTCATCACCAATGGACATGACATCCCATTTTTTCTTAATGGAATACGTGTTGGCTTGCTCAAGGTTAATTAATTGAATGATATTATGCTTAATCAACTGATCATCGAATCGATGTGCATAGAAATTATTTAACCGAATATACGTATCGGTTTGATCTAAATAAGAAAAAAACTGATATTCAGGTCCATATTCCCATGTATATTCTAGGAAATTATCTCTTAACTGGTCAATGGCTGTTTTTCGTTGAATCACGTCCTTGCTGTTTTCTAAGATATTAAACTGATCATTAATATCTTTTTGTGTTCCTTCATCCCCCATAAGAATGGTGACTAAGCGTCTGCCAATTTTAAAGAAATTATCATCCAGCTCTTGGACATATAACGTAGCCATATTATCCAAATATTGAAAGGTTTGCTGTCGCGTATAGGCTAATATGAATGCATTAATCGCTGCAACGCACATGACCAGTACGATGGAAGTAATAATAATCAGTCTTATTTTTTTTGTAAAAGCCGTTTTTTTATGCCTTTTAGAAGGTTTCATTGTTGCCTCCTTATGTCTAGCTGTTTAGCAATTGTCTTATAACAATTATAGGCCATCCATTAAGCTTTAGCAAATTACTTGACAGCACCTACAGTTATACCTTTCGCAAAATACTTTTGTAAGAATGGATACAGCACAAGCAAAGGAATCATAGCAACAAAAGCAATAGCCATACGAATGGATACGGCTGGCATTTTAGCTACTTCTGAACCAATACCACCTACTTTTCCACTGGCAAGATACTGTATGTTTGTAATCATCTGATTCAATAAGTTTTGAATACCGTATAAGCTCTGCCCTTCATTTCCTGATAAATAATATAAACCATTTGTCCAGTCATTCCAATAAGCTAGTCCTGTAAATAAACCTATTGTAACGAGAATAGGCTTAGCCAATGGTAAGACGATACTGATCAGTATTCTGAATTGTCCTGCCCCATCCATCCGTGCTGCCTCATATAATGCACTTGGAATGTTCACACTTAAGAAGGTTCTTATGAGTAGTACGTTATAGGCGCTTAAAAGCAAATTAGGCACAATCAAAGCAAAAAGTGTGTTTTTAATATGCAATACATTGGTATACATCAAATATGTGGGTACTAATCCTCCATTAAAAAGCATGGTAAAGAAAACATAAAACGTAATGATTCTTCGATAGGGCAACTTTTTTAAAGATAATGGGTACGCCATGAGTGTTGACATGATAAGATTAATGCTCGTCCCAAGGATGGTAACAAAAATGGTTATACCATAAGCACGTACAATTTTTCCTCCTTGTTGAAGAATGTAGAGATAGGCATCTATACTGGTCTTCTTAGGAAAAAAAGAATACCCATTGGTGATTAAAGAAGTCTCATCTGTAATGGACGACATGAATACAAGTACAAATGGTAATAGAACTAACAATACCATAATCCCTAGCATGATATGTGCAAATGTCTGAAATAATTTATTTCCCTTTGAGTTTAGCATACTTTTCTCCTTCCTTAGAATAATGCCTTTTCATCGTCCACTTTCCTCACAAACCAGTTACTTAAAAGTACAACAATAAAGCCTACAACAGACTGGTATACCCCTGCTGCTGAAGCCATACCAATGTTTCCTAACTGCATTAAAGACCGATAGACATAGGTATCAATGACATTGGTGGTTTTGAGCAAAGTTCCAGAATTCATGGGGACTTGATAAAACAGACCAAAATCTGAATAAAAAATTCTTCCTACACTTAACAGCGTCAGGATAATGATGGTAGGTAATAAGCTGGGTAAGGTAATATAACGGATGCGTTTCCACCTGCCTGCACCATCTAATTGAGCTGCTTCATATAGAGACTTATCAATACCAATGATGGATGCTATATAGATAAGACAGCCATAACCAACACTTT is drawn from Vallitalea pronyensis and contains these coding sequences:
- a CDS encoding sensor histidine kinase, with protein sequence MKPSKRHKKTAFTKKIRLIIITSIVLVMCVAAINAFILAYTRQQTFQYLDNMATLYVQELDDNFFKIGRRLVTILMGDEGTQKDINDQFNILENSKDVIQRKTAIDQLRDNFLEYTWEYGPEYQFFSYLDQTDTYIRLNNFYAHRFDDQLIKHNIIQLINLEQANTYSIKKKWDVMSIGDENYLVKLMKTNDRYLGCFVKADALLKSLESLSSNSGSLYLLVDQQDHFITGHQLTDKQRNEIQKILQKRDLNHWLSKYVVLDKPFKRIPYHVKICIANNGIFTNVIIVQSMLIALTIMVLGTLSFIMIYLRKSILKPIQVFTKNLSAYDDDNFVFNITDNKIKELEAANEQFRHLLRQIKKMKVTLYENEIKRQNIHMEYLQLQIKPHFYLNCLSFIHQTIDLGHYDKAQKMIRTTSDYLRYLFSNGMDHVYLKDELCHVKNYLDIYKMRYQSAFSYHIEQDKRTDGCRIVPLIIQTFVENAIKHTVTLDQKIHISVVASMVGDQDKSYVKIAITDTGVGFPNDVLTKLQKGENIKQEGGERVGIMNSLNRLHYFYGDDASIQFSNNPSGGSSVEIMIPFHLI
- a CDS encoding carbohydrate ABC transporter permease, translating into MLNSKGNKLFQTFAHIMLGIMVLLVLLPFVLVFMSSITDETSLITNGYSFFPKKTSIDAYLYILQQGGKIVRAYGITIFVTILGTSINLIMSTLMAYPLSLKKLPYRRIITFYVFFTMLFNGGLVPTYLMYTNVLHIKNTLFALIVPNLLLSAYNVLLIRTFLSVNIPSALYEAARMDGAGQFRILISIVLPLAKPILVTIGLFTGLAYWNDWTNGLYYLSGNEGQSLYGIQNLLNQMITNIQYLASGKVGGIGSEVAKMPAVSIRMAIAFVAMIPLLVLYPFLQKYFAKGITVGAVK
- a CDS encoding response regulator transcription factor, with amino-acid sequence MTILIVDDDIYVIQSIQLKMHWDALGIDEVYVAHNARQARRLLEKKPIDIIICDIEMPQETGLDLIQWVREKGYAVQTIFLTSYADFTYAKKALELDSLDYFLKPIAYDELHKGIQKAVERVNKAKEQLKHQEQSNLWVVNQDKIMENFWQNLVIDPDHISERELQLSLQKYHINYTLEDRFIPILLNLFDPHKELEKWSKNLFKFTLNNVTKDIYGVNGYGIVSMTLVDDSSWLIILKIEKLDHDDYTLKQLSNAYLQHINDIFKVELLCEIGLASTLLTIGQVIKELQVISTHHVIMQNKVILLSEYTHTNFKYNTPAMGVWESLLSKHKMDVLLRNVDMYLNSLASKDALNQDILKAFRLDFTQLIYSFLKQREISAHKLFADQKSEQHYRDAIKSLEDMMHYVKLLIDCSVEYIHYAQQTDSIVDQLKAYMDKNFEKDITRNHLTDIVYLNADYISRLFKKEVGISITAYLIEKRIRKAEELLVHSNMSISAIAMHVGYSNFSYFTKIFKENTGYSPKKYREVKSQSSSIQK